CTTTAACACAGGTTATTCACATAATTTACAAAACGATTGGATTAGTGCTATAAATTAATATGATAGCAGGAACAGTAGACGCAGATTTTGACTTAACAGAAATCATAAACGGAGAGGAAATCATGGGGCCTAGCCCATTTATGAGACATCAGGATATTGTTTTTAACTTAGCGGATATTATACGCCACCACGTAAAGACTAATAAATTAGGGAAAGTTTATTTATCACCACTTGATGTAATCTTTGAAGAAGGAGTTAACAGGCTTCAACCGGACATAATGTTTATCAGAAAAGAAAACCTGAGTATTGCACAGGATTGGATAAGAGGCGTACCGGATATGGTTTGTGAGGTAATATCTTCAGGCAGCTATGAAATGGATACGGCAGTAAAGAAGGCTATCTATCAGAGATACAGGGTGCCTGAGTACTGGATAGTCATGCCAGAGCCGCAAACTGTTGAGATATTAACCATCGTAGGTGATAAGTATAAGCTACATTCTTTTGCGGCAATTGAGGGTTTTGTTACATCCAAAGTCATTGAAGGTCTTCAAGTTGACATTAACGATATATTTGAGTAACCTGCTGTTGTGAATTCTTTAGCCCTTTGCTTAAATATGGGCAAATTAATCCCTTTCAAATAATTATTGACTT
This Nitrospirota bacterium DNA region includes the following protein-coding sequences:
- a CDS encoding Uma2 family endonuclease, with the protein product MIAGTVDADFDLTEIINGEEIMGPSPFMRHQDIVFNLADIIRHHVKTNKLGKVYLSPLDVIFEEGVNRLQPDIMFIRKENLSIAQDWIRGVPDMVCEVISSGSYEMDTAVKKAIYQRYRVPEYWIVMPEPQTVEILTIVGDKYKLHSFAAIEGFVTSKVIEGLQVDINDIFE